The window CGCCCCACAAATCCTATTATTTCCACCTCCTTGAGATGCTTATTAGGACGTTTCATCACCTTCCTTAATTCTCTATCTATCATGGGTTCACCCCATGACAACTGCAATTGAGAAACAGAATAAGAATCATATGCAAGATAAACTCTTTGTTATAAACCAAAGTTAATGGCAAAGAATGTTAGGCAAGCCaattaattttgattagaaAGTTAACCGTAAGATTAAAGCACTAAAAAAGCTGACTTGCTGCAACAAGTGTACTCCAAATATTAAATTGGAAGTGATAGAATGGTTCACAGCAAATACATCAAACCAATTGTGAATCCACCCACCTAACCAAGTAACCTGAAACCCTTTCTCCACCCGTTATGAATTGCTACTTCTCATATATTACAAGGGAAGGGTGGGTGGTTTTTCCGTGTGCAACATAACATTAAGGTAGAGCACAGAGAGAGATGTGATTTAGGAGCCAAGTAAAACTTCAGAAGACATTAACTCAGAAATATTGTAAGCAAATAGCTTAACCCTGATTTAGGAGCCACAACGCATCAAAAAATTCTCATAAGTCTGAAAATACATGCTTGACAAATAGCCAGTGTGCATGAAATATCCAAACACATTATCACATCAAATTAAAGCAATTTCCTAGATCTAGCAAACCTATTCCAACCTCATGTCtgaaatcaatttttaaattgatttttaatgAACAAGTGCCTCCAGTAATTTTAGAAGGTGGCCTATATGCTTCTAGGAGAGGCCAGTCATGTACATAGtattaatagtaaaaaataaacaacttaTAAATGTAATACCGTTAAGAGGACATTTCACAGGTAATTGCATTTTAGGTGCATACAAGGACAAAACCCTTTGAAAgcctatatattaaaaaaagtgttGGGTGCATAAAATGctcttatatattataaaaataaataaaaacacaaacaatataAATGCTCATAgcatttaaaaagataaaaaatggaaaaccaTGATCCAATAATTAATGGGCAAATAGCATCaccaaataaagaaagaagcaaTCAATACAAAGTGGCAAGCTATAAAGTAAGAATAGTTACCACTTACCACTAACGTAAATTTCTGTAAAAAAGGTGCCGCTTCTATCAGTGGTATTAAACCGATGAGGCTTTCTCTATCAGATGCAAGAACTCTCAATGTAAGGTGTCTAAGATTGGTTAACGTTTGAATTGTGGGGAGTTCCAATTTTTGCTGAAAAGTACCAAGGAGAGATGAGAGAACATTGTGTAAAACtatatgaactttttttttttgagaatcaaaccatataaacataaatgcaataaattgaaaaatgttttaaagTACTTACCATACGAGAGATCCAAATGTTCAGCACCAAACTCTGTAGCTGAGAAAGGTAGCTTGACAGCGGGCAAATTGCATACTGAAAAGGTTTGGGTCCTCCTACGTGTAGGTCTAGAAGACGGGGTGCATAATTAACTTGCGTTTCTTTTATTCCACCAACGAGGCCAAACGACTCCAGATTTGGAGCATAGATCTCaatacttttaaaatatatacacTGTGTTATGTGTAAGTACTTCAACTGCAGTGATGAACCCCAAATCTTCAGATTTACTAGGTCTGTAGACTGGCTGACATATAATCTTTCAAGCAGGGGACAGTTGGAGAGGATATGCTCGAGAAGCTCGCCAGTTACATTTACGTATAGAAGAGTGAGGGACGTTAGGGACTCGATGCAAGATACTCCAACAGAAGTTTCGACGCTAGTAAAACGATCATGTGGAAATGTATAACTCTTTGCACCTTCGCATGCCTCTGTTGGTGAAAAGTCCAATTCAAGCCTCTTAACTCCCTTTGAGATTGCAAAGTCAACCCATCCATCAATCAGatctttaaaattattatcaaacTCAAAACAAACTCTGAATTCATCTAAATTTGAGCCTCGGAGTAATTTTAGAATACGGTTCACCCTTTTTATAAACTTCTTcctttcaaatttcatttttttcttttcgtcAGCAATGTCCCAAAATGTAtctggatcatcaaagtttaaACTACCACTGAAAAATGGCCACAGATGTTTCCATCTGTGCGAAAGAACACAAGTTCTGACTGCTTCTTTCAAAGTCAAGAAAGACAACATATGGACAAGGATATCATCTGGCAACTGACTTATCAGGTCCTTCAAGTCCTTAACATATTAAAGGAGAAAAGTTCAGTAAAGGATCAAATTTATACACAGTTTTTTCTAACTAATCTACCTCTTCTTAACATATTAAGATGaggtaaatttttgttttgaaagataTGAtctttcgaaaaaaaaaatgcaactacATAAGAGGAAACCGAATTTTTACCTTGTCAGAAGGCAGAGGCAGCACTGACTTCTCcatttactaaataaaaaattttctgtttccttgaatttgaataaaaattaaaaagacgCAAAATTAGAGAAACCAAATTGATGTCAACAATATAAAGCAAGGAAAGATCAATACCTGTGTCCGAGTGTAAGCCACTACATGATCTCAGTGTgaaattaactaaataaatatcTTAATTCTAATGCAGTGATAGAACAAAAAACCAAGTTGTCAATTCTCAATTTTCTCGACAACAAAACACTGAACTTACCTCAAACAAAGCGATCAGACTGAATTTCCAAGGAAACCCAATTGAATTCTTTGcccccaaaacacaaaaatctccACCAGATGTAAAAACCAAGACACACCCAGATGAGAAAATTGACATACTTTAAAGCCCAAGTGAGAAAGTTCGCAGCTTGATGGACTTAGAGAGATCGATTTGTTCCAAGAACTGTCTCTGTAATTCGAGAAACGAAGGGTATAAATAATAACACAACACCGACTGTTTTTTCCTTGTGAACCTATTTAAGTTTAGGAAGCTgaggttttttcttcttcttcgtaTTGGGAAAGGATACGTTTTCCTTATTTAATTGTGGTGGACCGGTGGTGACTTAGTTGTTTCAGGGGGTAAGTCGGTAATTTTGGCTTTGTCAAGCGTTTTGGCGggaaaattaaagaattgtaaGTGCAAAAACCGTTGGTTTCCTTATATGACCAAAACACCCTTTGCTACATTTATTTCTTTTCGTCTGTATATTCAGTGCAATTCCACATCTATTTTTTCCATAACACCATGGGTAGATTTTATCCTCCAGTTCAAGAACCCAAGATTCATAGTTAGCCTTAGATTTTAGTTCCACAATCACTCCCAGTTTTCACATAGGTTTCATTTGCTTTCATCAAAGAATTTATATGGTACACAAAGCCAGtttatattctatatatatatgtttttaactttCAACTACTGATCTTAGCTTTGCATGTACAGTTTATGGAACACAACATTATTCTATACAGCATTCTGGCAAGTTGTTGATACAATATTCACAGCTTATTCTACTGAACTTTTGCAAGTTTAGCCACAAATAAAGCTTGTTTGTGCTTCATAGTAAAAGAGCCTTGTAGTCAAGTgatcttaattttctttataagGATAATAATGGTTGGAATTCCTCCTTTCTCCCACTTATCATTGAAACAATtgaattaccaaaaaagaaaggagctTGCTCACATTTAAACAAATTCTTTGAagcaataattattaaaataaaaaatattaccaATTTCTTCAACattgctttaaaaaataaatgtagcaAATGATATTCATCTACattattttgaaagaaaaatgcagCAAATGATATCCATCTCTACCAATTCATAACATCCAATATGATTACTCATAACAATAAAATAgaagttttagaaaaaattcCACAAGAAAATGAATTAAGATGGCTTAGTTTTGTGATAGATAATTCACAGAACTTTAATGTcaatatgtaaaaaataataaaaaaatcgtacaaatttaagaaaaatatatgtttaaataaGCTATATCACGGGCCTAGAATTATCCCCTAGTGACTGTACAAAAGACAATACTACGATgcaagaaaagataaacaaattaaaactcCACAATTGAAAAAATGGAGGCTTTTAGTTATCCCCTTGGAGAGATTGGAAGGAAGAACAACACCCTTTGCCTTGAATGTAGTTTCTGCTGATTCTAGTGCTCGGGTAGCTTGGAGGGCCATTTCAGAATGGAGGAGGCATGTCATAGCCATCTGAAAAAGAATGAACCGAGTCAGTCATGTGGGCAtggataaaattttaaacaattccACAGTAGATGAAATAAACGAaataagaaccaaaaaaaaaaaagatttttttaagtgttgaaCTTCTCCCATTATATCACAGGAGTTACATATGCATAGTTTCAGAATTTGTTCTCAGTTCAGCAGAAGTAGAGTTCTTCAATTTTCTTAGGGGTAATCCAAACATCACCATATGACCAATACAGATATTATAGCTAGCATTCAAGACTAGAATGAATGACTGATTCATGAAACATAATAATGATGAAAGCTTAactttttgaaaatgtgttagCTGACAAATTAGTAATAGTTGTTACAAATGGTATCAAcacagaaattatttttgcaagTCCATTTCACAATGTTAATTATAGCATATTCCTTACTACTTGACTATTAGCTTCGGCAAGATCTACAAGTTCGACACACAGGCAATATTATCCGCAAGAAAGAGATGGTGAAGATGAAAAATGCAAGCACGAATTTTGAGCCTCTATGGACCTATGCTTCCTTGAGATGGCATATCGCCCTGCACAAAAGCAACAAGATTCAAACAAATACTTTCCATCAGTACTGATGGTTTAACATGCAATATGATGATGCATGGATACAAAGGTGAAACTGCAATAAAATAATCACAATAAGCCACCATTCACCCAATTTTCACTTTTATGCCACTTCTATACAGACACACGCGAGTCAAATAGTCATTTCAACCCAGCCATTAGATATGTACCATCTACAGGGTCTCACAtcatatcaaaatatcaacataCTGAATTTTAATTAGTACCTGGATCTTAACAGATCGAGAAGAAAGGGAACCAATTCTGGGGTGCATGGCTGcgcatcaaaatatatatatatatgaggatGTGCCATGTGACGCAttctttgaagttttttttttttttttttttagttttctactTTAACAAAGTTTACATTTATATTAATGTATTAGTTAATTGAATTAGCAAATGgagtaaatgcatatattaattatctattattgcgcattaattatttatgtttaatGAATtcatatgattatttttataaactctatatagtaaataatttttagttgaagtaataataataataaatttagaatatgacaTTCTTACTCATGTTTAGTTGTTTTAACAACAATTGtcataaaagccataaaaaaattaaatatttgtaaattcactaaaattaatcttaatcCTATAAATTTCCTAACTCTTTTGTGTGCGTGCGCATGTGTGTGTTGTGTATTTGTGTGTGTAGAATTAACAACGTAGTATACTAGTATGTATTCTATATAATTCGAAAGATTACTAgtataataaatatgtttatttttgttatattaattattttaagcataatgaaattttaatataatttttctaagatttatatgacaaacaatttatttttttatgtgaaaaacaATTGTTTGAAATATGgcatttttattcaaatttaattgtttttgcaacaattgaaacCATGCctaacaaaaaggggaaaaaatttttagtaacacacaatcaagaatgtaaaaaataaaaacattgagggatatatgcattttttagtAGGCATGAAACATGCTTATCTATATTAGCtactatatcatgcaattttcaatttgtaaacacacacacacacacacacacacatatatatatatatatatatatatagtatgatcaAATCACTATACTACTCTTAgtgtatttatattttgtctatatataaaataactaaagatacaatatttattgaaatatcttttttatacaTAGATAGTTGAGGGTGGAGATCGGAATCCTGAATGTTTCAAAGCTAacaatttttcctttcaaattaTATCCTCATGTccttaaattattgtttatgttGATTGTAGTTACAATTTAAGGGACcctttaaaaataatgtttgtatatttgaaaatataaattatctagttataaaataaatgtgtaATTACAATCTTCTCTTTTGAGGTTTGTAAGGGTgcctttttctttagcacacaggcccaaggatcctgggctaAATAGTTAtagtttggtggactgggcttggttcaccgcagctaaaagGGCTGTTTAAGAACCAAGTGGTGCACAAGGCAAgcttcctacaatacacataaactaGCAAACGAGAATATTTGTATTGCATAACAATGAAAATAGCAAAAGGAATGCAAAGTAATCAGGAAATACACAAAACAATTGTTAAGGATtctcaaattaataagaaatacttcattagtttttcttaattgtggattacaaatgtgctcactaagacatgatacaaggttcaaataagctcaaaaattacaaactttGATGGCTAcccaagcctctaagacttacaaagtttgaattattttgaatccaagtatgtgctatagtggctgtttctgggataccgagAGATATTTCCCtattttctttgagtttttgacaGAGTTTTCTCAACAATTCTGTTGTGATTTTCTATTACACGATTCCCTTTCAATGTTAGTTgccttctccttttatagtgtcattttAGAGTTCAGGATACCGTTGATTCTCCCCCTTTAGCTCCCTGGGTACCAAAGCCACTGTTATGTCAGCCACTTTAATGGCTggttctttctctgtttctgataattttcatcttttagtgCTGTTTTTCCaaaagtcacttgctgactttccattccggggcATCCTTGGGCAGCTAACCTTCAGTCTCTCTCCTTTCAAGGTTTCTCATTTTTCAGACTCAGTTTTTAGTTGTCTTTCCTTGCTATCATTTTTTCCAGGTGAGAAGAATCCATTTCTGCTGGGTTGAAGGTTTTCCTAGCCACTTCCCCTTATAGTTCTTCATTCTAGGTTCCCTGAGGTACCAgcctttgttcatgaattgtcacTCTCAAGCTCTCTGgttctttgctgcaccactgAGTGCTTGAGAAGGAAATATCTATTCTTcgtttcttgtatttcgtggtacccTTCTTGAACTGTCTCAATCCCACGCTGTGCTGCACgtcccaaggatcccgagcctctgggtatcccgacCCAGTTCTTGCACtggattttgctggattttttaatAGTCTTTTTGCtagaaatctgaacataaatagggccttaatgttgattcttcttgctgcttgaattaggccttctttacttttcatggaatgaaATTTTGGAACTCAACAAGGTTTAAGAAAATGATATTCTACTCTAAACTTGAATAGAAAAAATACTTTCCCTTCTTGACATCCAATTGGCCAagctttgttaaattaatattaaaaatgttatattttaacATGCCCTTTAATTTGCTTAAAGCTAGGTTTCAAAAATTCTCctccatttcaaaattaaaatttattgtttaaaattttaatttaagtgtattttaaaatatcaagtATGaattttgcttaatttttttcttttttcaacagGGTATAAAGAGATTTACTGTTGCAAGTGTtttggtgcttgaaattttttgcatttttattctaaatttattagttttttttttttactaaccatAGTTAAACTTTTATAAAGAGATTCtcataaaaatttagaatatttcattACTAGTATAAACAGAATGAGGGATTATTaaattcttcaaatttcaaaagaagGAATTATTTTTCCTTCAGGTTTGGGTGGAGTGTCATTCTCCCAAATCTCAAAGAAGAGAAGTATAATTacccttaaaataaatataatttgaattgaaacaaatgtaaaaaaaaaaaaaaaaaaaaaaaaaatcatttaaattattatccattaaattctcaattttagtTTCTCTaaccacaatttttatttattttatttttattattattattattattatataaggaaaaaaatttgatagcaaatgttattaattttctatttatttttagtttacatTGATTTAAATTTAGTCTAAATGAGAATGAAACCTAAGTTGAAGCCTAagtccaaataaatataaattatatttttgctatttatatattatttttttaattttcccatAACCTTTATTTTTCCTTATCAATGTCAAATtaaacctttctttttctttaattaattaattaattaatttttattctttagcTTTTGCACTAATAACttatttggtacaaaaattaaatatttatatggaCATGTGGAGCAAATTTAGATTCtaattgaaaatctaattagattttctttcagttttgacttcaaatatatgtatatatatatacacgcgcGCGCGCAAATTGTTAAGATGATATGTTACTGTGGGGCATAGACTTTGTGATACCAGCCCACTTCACactagggcccaaggcccacgcCGAGAATAGGTGTTGCCGAGGATGtgcaacgaaagtccaaatggcctagagatgtaGCCGATGACGATcttgtcctcggcatcccagaACCTAGGAGGAAAGAACGacacgccatcaaaggcagcccctAGAGCGCTCCCAGAGGAAAAGGCGAGTACAGTAGGATGCGCACGGAGGTACAGTGTAGGAGCGATTCAAGGAGAAGCtgtcacctccacattgaatgcgccaactaacgttctggccgcattaatggggAAAGGACCCCTAAACAGTGTGGCTTCGGTCGCTGCAACTAATAGAAAATGGGggaaggcggctgatgggacaagcactcaagtagtaacctgcctgatcaacagatggaaggtcaggatccACTGAGAaagactatataatgtaagaattccTCCATGAAAGGGGGAtcgagaaaagaaagagagagagagagagaggcgagtAGTATTATGTATCATCTCTAGAGCCATTGTAACCTAGcgtaaaagaaataataagaacattaagcttcTCGGACAAGAGGCCCGAGGACGGAGTTTCCCGTTTTAGCCTGTGCATCTGTTATTCAACCCGTTCATGACCACGTCCAGTCGTTGTAATCCTCGCTAAAACCTAGTTCttgaacccactctctacaaatttattgtattgggctagttgggcTTGAATCCGCTTCTCTCCCAAAAGAAGTGTGCGAACCCAGTCCTTACAGTTACTATTggcatataataaaaattgtgtcatAATAGGTCTATCTAAGGTGATGTTTCAttaattgaaacttttttaaaaaacattttaagtCAAGCACTAATTGCAACTTATCATcttaagagcattctcatcaaagaaTGCAAAAATgctaaatcttaaattttaagatctaaaacccaaaaaacccacTCCATCAAAACTTGCATATGCTAAAAAATTTGTCATCTTGCAagattgtataatattttattgatttctaattctctctctcctcagaCACGGCTCACTTTCTCAGACTCTCCCTCTCGTTCTCTGGTTCTCCCTTACAACCCAAGCATCATCTCCCTTCCCTTTTCATCACGCTGCCTCCATTTTGAAACTCATCTACTCTCCGTTAAGCTTCAAGGGTTTGTGGTCGGCGATTGTGGTCATGATTTGGTAGGTATCGGTGGTGCTCAGCGACGGTTTTGATGGGGTTGAGATCAgggtggtgggttttggctGGGGTTGAGATCGGGGTAGTGGGTTTTGGTCGGGGTTGAGAACAAGGTGGGTGGGTGGttgggtggtgggttttgtggtggCTAGGGTTCGGCTGGGCTGCAGTGGTGGGGTTCAGATTTGCAGGTTGTGGGTGGCATTGATGGTGGTTTTgggtgattaattttttttggatgtggTGGGTTGCAATTTGTTGTGATTGTGGTGGTTAGGGGTGTGACTGTGGCTGTGACAATGGTTGACCGTGATTGAGGTGTGGTTGCTATGGCCGAGGCGTGGTTGTTGTGGCTGAGGTGGTACTAGTTGTGGCAGTCATAGGCctctaggttgtttttgtttttgtttttctggttGATGGTGGTATGAGGATGTGGGTTTGGGTGGTGAAGTGGTTGTGGGTTtaggtttgtgattttggtggttggggaTTGTGGTGGCTGCCGactggtggttttttttttttttttttggtggtggtggtggctggcaTTAGCTAGCTGTGGGTGTGGCTATGACTGGAGTTGCTTAGACTGAGAAGAAAGTGGtggaaagagagagacacaatggtaaaataaaaataatattatttaaataaagttgtaaaaaaaaaaaatagaatttttagtGTTGGGTGGATTATAAAGTTGTATgctaaaattgataaagtaggattttgataagaatgctctaataagttgttaaaaaacttatgatatgtatttttttttttctcttatagtttaaaataggagagaaactaaaagtcttgtaactcaatcGATACATTCTAATGTTCTTGATGAAGATATTTATGGCTTAAATTCATCTCCTTCAttttaactatcaaatttataacttattatatataattatatataagcCCTCCATGGAGTggtaaatattttctttaaatagtaaaaaatatattttcacctatcaaaaaaaaaaaaatttataaccaaataaaatcatatataattttaatataaaattaatcataataaatgtcgattttatatatatatatatatatatatatatatatatatatatatatatatatatatatttatttatttatttatttatttatttattttaagtttagcCCATGAAACTTTGGTCATAGATTCAGTACAAGCGATTCAGTACATGTTCTTGTGTTGTATCTTGTTAGTATATTCGAGAGGCGCTAAAATTTCCTCAGACATTGAAGCTCAGCTCGGCTAGGGTCAGGGTTTCGCTTTTGCTTTCGCCGCCGCACCGTTCCTCTTCGGTTCTTCAGGTTCGAATTCCCTATCTCCATGTAACCTCAACTCAATAAAGTTTCAATCTTTAACtgaaacattttcaaaaaataattgggATATTTGATTCTGTTTTGTTCTATAGCTTTACTGTAACATCAATGAAACGAAACTAGAAACTTTATGCTCTATTTGTTTTGGCTGGAGAGtttgcattaaatttttttatctggGTTTTTATTCTATTTAGTTTTAGTGTTTGATTCAGAGTTATATGCTTGTTTACTTCTCAGTGTTTGATTCAGagttatatatttgtttactaCTCAGGTTTTGAGCTTTGCTTTCCAAATTTTTGCTATGACTTTGCTTGAAGTGATAATAAAGGCCTCGGCCAATACCGAGTCACTTGCTTCCGAGTCAAAATACCCTATTGTTCTCAACCCAGATGATGTTTTGCTGAGGCCTAAACTTGAAGTCCCAAATCCCACATTGCTTGTTAACCCTGTTATCGGTTGGCAAATATCTCAAACCGATTCTGAAGTCATTGAAATGGGGAAAAATTTCTATACTAAGCTAAAGCGGAAGCTCAAGAACCCGATAGATTTTGATAAGGATGAGTTTTTACTGATCTTGAATCAGTTTCTTGAGAAAATTAGGGACAAAGTTGGTGTTTCCGTTGGGATTGATTCGTCTGAAAGTGGGTATACTCGGGCCTGGATTGAACGGCTAGGGCCTTTGATGGGTAAAGATGTTGCTGGTTTGGTTTTGGATGGGTGtgtagattttgaaatttgggATTTGGTTGAGTTTCTGATTGTTAATGGGGTTATTGATCATTCTTGTTATTCGAATTTGGTCAATAGACTTGTGGCGAAGAAGAGGTCAGACTTGTTATGTCTTTGTATTAAGCATGCATCAGATCTTGGGGCATCTGAATTACTTGCCATTTTGAAGTATTTTCTTTGTCCGGCGAAAGATGCTTATGGCAGTATGGTGGATGTGAGGAAAGAATGGGAGAAGCAGGCTTTGTCAGCAATTGAGAAAGCAAGTGAAAGGAGTGTCACGGGGAAGAAAGCACGTTTGGCAAAGGAGGCTTCAATTTTGCTTATGATAGCACATGATGGGTTCTCTGCATCAGAGCTTTGTTTGCACTATTTGCTGGCATCCCCAAATATTGATGCAGTGACATTATCGTCATCAATTGGAAATTTGAATGGTAAAGAGATGATGAATTTGATTCAGTATTTGGGGAAGTGGTTGAAGAAGTATGAGCAATTTCCTCAAGCAATTCCATGTCTTGAAGCATCACATAAGTTAGGTTTGAAGGCCTGCAGTTGGGTTCCTAAGCTTGAAGATGTCATCAACTGTGCTGGATTGGTGCTGGatgaaaaattttcttcattgatTTTGCATCCAGAATTCCATGAAGAGCTGAGATCCATGGGGGAAGTGGTTAGTTGTTTAG of the Quercus robur chromosome 10, dhQueRobu3.1, whole genome shotgun sequence genome contains:
- the LOC126704316 gene encoding FBD-associated F-box protein At4g10400-like; the encoded protein is MSIFSSGCVLVFTSGGDFCVLGAKNSIGFPWKFSLIALFEDLKDLISQLPDDILVHMLSFLTLKEAVRTCVLSHRWKHLWPFFSGSLNFDDPDTFWDIADEKKKMKFERKKFIKRVNRILKLLRGSNLDEFRVCFEFDNNFKDLIDGWVDFAISKGVKRLELDFSPTEACEGAKSYTFPHDRFTSVETSVGVSCIESLTSLTLLYVNVTGELLEHILSNCPLLERLYVSQSTDLVNLKIWGSSLQLKYLHITQCIYFKSIEIYAPNLESFGLVGGIKETQVNYAPRLLDLHVGGPKPFQYAICPLSSYLSQLQSLVLNIWISRMQKLELPTIQTLTNLRHLTLRVLASDRESLIGLIPLIEAAPFLQKFTLVLSWGEPMIDRELRKVMKRPNKHLKEVEIIGFVGRPIDIDLTIYLLESAIKLEKIVITPRCPALLGTPWEFNQIEKNEHAIKAAKQLKKYLPRGQIRTSWR
- the LOC126702973 gene encoding uncharacterized protein LOC126702973: MTLLEVIIKASANTESLASESKYPIVLNPDDVLLRPKLEVPNPTLLVNPVIGWQISQTDSEVIEMGKNFYTKLKRKLKNPIDFDKDEFLLILNQFLEKIRDKVGVSVGIDSSESGYTRAWIERLGPLMGKDVAGLVLDGCVDFEIWDLVEFLIVNGVIDHSCYSNLVNRLVAKKRSDLLCLCIKHASDLGASELLAILKYFLCPAKDAYGSMVDVRKEWEKQALSAIEKASERSVTGKKARLAKEASILLMIAHDGFSASELCLHYLLASPNIDAVTLSSSIGNLNGKEMMNLIQYLGKWLKKYEQFPQAIPCLEASHKLGLKACSWVPKLEDVINCAGLVLDEKFSSLILHPEFHEELRSMGEVVSCLASEARLCCLMADVADRLKVEV